The window ACCCACGACCCACGACCCACGACCCACGACCCACGACCCACGACCCACGACCCACGACCCACGACCCACGACCCACGACCCACGACCCACGACCCACGACCCACGACCCACGAAACCCCGCCTACGGCTTGTACTCGTGCCCGGCCGCGCGCCCGAACAGCGCGCGCCGCGCCAGCACCAGGATCTTGCGTTGAGCCAGCCGCAACTCGTCTGACCTGCGTGCCAGCACCCGCACGACCAGCCCGACATCGCCCGGCAGCCGGGAGGCCGCCGCCCGGCCGGGCAGGAGCGAGGTCAGCGTGGCGGCCAGCCCCGGCCCGAGCCGCTCGGCCACGCCAGGGCCGATCAGGAAGAAGCTGCCGACGGCCAGCGCATCACCCAGGATGCCGAGCGACAGCGGCGGCTGCTTCCCAGGCTCCAGCCGCAGCGCATCCCGAAACAACACCGCGCCGTCCGGCCGCTGGGCCTGGGTGGTCAGTGCCAACCGCGCATACTGGTGGATCTCGCCCCGTGCGACACGGCCCGCCAGCCAGCAGTCGGCCAGCAGGACGGTGGCGCGTTCGTCCACGGTCACCGCGAGCGTCTGATCCACGTCCGACCCCGCGAACGGGATCAGCGGGTCGGGCCACCACTCCAGCAGGCTGTCGCCGCGTGCCTCCAGCGACAGCTGCTGGCGAATCGGGGCGGCTTCACAGCGGTAGGCCCGCGTGGCGCTCTGGGAGGTCAGGTGGACCCGCGCGCCGTCCCGCACGATGACCGCCATCGTCGCCGTGTCGCCCTGCACGAAGCCGCCCGTCGGCATAGTCACCAGGACGTGCCCCAGCTCCGGCCAGTCGCGCTCGGGGTAGAGCACACGCCCGACGTGGAACGGCACCCGGCAGCGCACGGTCAGCAGCCGCGTCTTGCCCGCCCGCTCGCCGAACTCCAGCCGCAGCTCGCCAACCTTGCCGGCCGTCCCTGGCGGCAACGTCGCGACGGCCGACTCAGGCTGCCGGTCACTCATCGGCCGGCCCGATCGATGATACGCCCCTCACCCCCGCCCCGCTGCGCGGCACAAATATCGGCTTCGCCGACATCATCTCCCGCACGCGGGAGAGCGGGGCGGGGGGCGAGGGGCGCTCTCGGGCGAGACGTAGCGGGGGCAACGTCACTCGCCGTCCCGCACGTCGTAGGCGTACAGGTTGAAGCGGTCCATCAGCTGGATCAGCTTCGGCGCGTAGGCCGGATCGGTGGCGTAGCCGGCAGCGTTGATCGCGTAGGCGAAGGCGCGCGGGTTGGCGCGGACGGCCAGTGCGTCGGCGTAGCGACGGTTGTCGTGGAACCAGTTGCCGTGATCGACAATCGAATCGGCCAGCGTGGTGTACGCCTTGAACGCCGCCAGCACCGTCACGTTCCGCCCGCCGATCACCTCCCAGGTGTTGATCTCGTAGATGCCGGCGCTGCCAGGATCGCGGTACGCCTTGATGCCGAACAGGTTGTTCGCCTCGCGGGTCAGCTTGCTGCGGCCCCAGTCCGATTCGAGGATCGCCTGGGCCAGCGCCACCGAGGCCGGCACGCCGGTCTTCCGCATCGAGGCGCGCGCCCCAGGGGCGATCTTCATGATGAAGTCGCGCTGCCAGTCGGCGGCTCCGGGCGGCTCGGGCAGGATCTCCGGCGCTGGCGCGGACGTGGCGGTCGGCGCAGCCTCGGCTTCGGCCTCGAGGAGCGCGGTGTCGGCCACGGTCAGGGCCAGCGGCTCGCCGGCCGATGGCGGCGTCAGCGCG is drawn from Chloroflexota bacterium and contains these coding sequences:
- a CDS encoding urease accessory protein UreD, translated to MSDRQPESAVATLPPGTAGKVGELRLEFGERAGKTRLLTVRCRVPFHVGRVLYPERDWPELGHVLVTMPTGGFVQGDTATMAVIVRDGARVHLTSQSATRAYRCEAAPIRQQLSLEARGDSLLEWWPDPLIPFAGSDVDQTLAVTVDERATVLLADCWLAGRVARGEIHQYARLALTTQAQRPDGAVLFRDALRLEPGKQPPLSLGILGDALAVGSFFLIGPGVAERLGPGLAATLTSLLPGRAAASRLPGDVGLVVRVLARRSDELRLAQRKILVLARRALFGRAAGHEYKP